From the genome of Globicephala melas chromosome 16, mGloMel1.2, whole genome shotgun sequence, one region includes:
- the MARCHF8 gene encoding E3 ubiquitin-protein ligase MARCHF8 isoform X2, translating to MSMPLHQISAIPSQDATSARVYRSKTKEKEREEQAGGSSVASAPVSAFSRTSVTPSNQDICSSSAVFSECCHHSPVQSAVVLKAPPCQSSLTQGLTVTVVCQDTVQASKRNSHGSEWVQALKPAKNTKARRTLKFSKSLNDVGEKAPDALESFDYAERTCSEGKLILPQDPCLSINRLHQKEKRTLNRKPLGSSKHSCVSSLSANRSAASEVGAGKGGTHVLLLDEKADGEAVSRSQRLLRYLFSLSHGLSTSSLHWFHELESCTAGPHPAKSSSGLAGSAGFFSDGTGDDDVFEDSTSTKPKSRVLRAPLCSVEKDSDLDGPSPLSEKGPPISPVSTSGDVCRICHCEGDDESPLITPCHCTGSLHFVHQTCLQQWIKSSDTRCCELCKYEFIMETKLKPLRKWEKLQMTASERRKIMCSVTFHIIAITCVVWSLYVLIDRTAEEIKQGQATGILEWPFWTKLVVVAIGFTGGLLFMYVQCKVYVQLWKRLKAYNRVIYVQNCPDTSKKNIFEKSALTEPNFENKDGRGICHSDTNSSCCTEPEDTGAEIVHI from the exons GCTGGGGGCTCTTCAGTGGCATCCGCTCCAGTGTCCGCCTTCTCTCGCACTTCTGTCACGCCCTCCAATCAGGACATCTGCAG TTCCAGTGCAGTGTTTTCTGAGTGTTGTCACCACAGTCCCGTGCAGTCTGCTGTTGTCTTGAAAGCTCCTCCCTGCCAGAGTTCTCTGACACAAGGGCTCACTGTGACAGTTGTCTGTCAAGACACAGTGCAGGCATCAAAGAGAAATTCCCATGGCTCAGAGTGGGTCCAGGCCTTGAAGCCTGCTAAGAATACCAAAGCCAGAAGAACACTGAAGTTCTCAAAATCCCTGAATGATGTGGGTGAGAAGGCCCCGGATGCTTTGGAAAGTTTTGACTATGCGGAGAGGACTTGCTCTGAAGGGAAACTGATACTCCCTCAAGACCCGTGTCTCAGTATTAACAGGctccaccagaaagaaaaaagaacactgaATCGCAAACCTCTTGGCAGTTCCAAACATTCTTGTGTTTCATCCCTTTCCGCCAATCGTTCAGCGGCCTCAGAGGTGGGAGCCGGCAAGGGGGGCACGCACGTCCTGCTTCTGGACGAGAAGGCAGATGGCGAGGCCGTGTCCAGAAGCCAGCGGCTGCTCCGGTACCTGTTCTCGCTGTCACACGGCTTGAGCACCAGCAGCCTGCACTGGTTCCACGAGCTGGAGAGCTGCACTGCCGGCCCACACCCTGCCAAGTCCTCCAGCGGGCTGGCTGGGAGCGCGGGCTTCTTCTCCGACGGAACGGGAGATGATGACGTCTTTGAGGACAGCACATCCACAAAACCGAAGAGCAGGGTCCTGCGGGCGCCCCTCTGCTCGGTGGAAAAGGACAGTGACCTGGATggtccttcccctctctctgaaAAGGGCCCCCCCATCTCTCCCGTGTCCACGTCAGGGGATGTCTGCAG GATCTGTCACTGTGAAGGGGATGACGAGAGCCCTCTGATCACACCCTGCCACTGCACAGGGAGCCTCCACTTTGTGCACCAGACCTGCCTGCAGCAGTGGATCAAGAGCTCCGACACACGCTGCTGTGAGCTGTGCAAGTACGAGTTCATCATGGAGACCAAGCTGAAGCCTCTGAGAAAA TGGGAGAAGCTGCAGATGACAGCCAGCGAGCGCAGGAAGATCATGTGCTCCGTGACGTTCCACATCATTGCCATCACCTGTGTGGTCTGGTCCTTGTACGTGCTCATCGACCGCACTGCTGAGGAGATCAAGCAGGGGCAGGCAACAG GAATCCTAGAGTGGCCCTTTTGGACTAAATTGGTGGTTGTGGCCATCGGCTTTACTGGTGGACTTCTTTTTATGTACGTTCAGTGCAAAGTGTATGTACAATTATGGAAGAGACTCAAGGCTTATAACAGAGTAATCTATGTCCAAAACTGTCCAGATACAagcaaaaagaatatttttgaaaaatctgcACTAACAGAGCCcaactttgaaaataaagatgGACGTGGAATCTGTCATTCCGACACAAACTCTTCTTGTTGCACAGAACCTGAAGACACTGGAGCAGAGATCGTTCACATCTGA
- the MARCHF8 gene encoding E3 ubiquitin-protein ligase MARCHF8 isoform X1, whose protein sequence is MSMPLHQISAIPSQDATSARVYRSKTKEKEREEQHEKTLGHSMSHSSNISKAGGSSVASAPVSAFSRTSVTPSNQDICSSSAVFSECCHHSPVQSAVVLKAPPCQSSLTQGLTVTVVCQDTVQASKRNSHGSEWVQALKPAKNTKARRTLKFSKSLNDVGEKAPDALESFDYAERTCSEGKLILPQDPCLSINRLHQKEKRTLNRKPLGSSKHSCVSSLSANRSAASEVGAGKGGTHVLLLDEKADGEAVSRSQRLLRYLFSLSHGLSTSSLHWFHELESCTAGPHPAKSSSGLAGSAGFFSDGTGDDDVFEDSTSTKPKSRVLRAPLCSVEKDSDLDGPSPLSEKGPPISPVSTSGDVCRICHCEGDDESPLITPCHCTGSLHFVHQTCLQQWIKSSDTRCCELCKYEFIMETKLKPLRKWEKLQMTASERRKIMCSVTFHIIAITCVVWSLYVLIDRTAEEIKQGQATGILEWPFWTKLVVVAIGFTGGLLFMYVQCKVYVQLWKRLKAYNRVIYVQNCPDTSKKNIFEKSALTEPNFENKDGRGICHSDTNSSCCTEPEDTGAEIVHI, encoded by the exons CATGAGAAGACTTTGGGACATTCCATGAGTCATTCAAGTAACATTTCTAAG GCTGGGGGCTCTTCAGTGGCATCCGCTCCAGTGTCCGCCTTCTCTCGCACTTCTGTCACGCCCTCCAATCAGGACATCTGCAG TTCCAGTGCAGTGTTTTCTGAGTGTTGTCACCACAGTCCCGTGCAGTCTGCTGTTGTCTTGAAAGCTCCTCCCTGCCAGAGTTCTCTGACACAAGGGCTCACTGTGACAGTTGTCTGTCAAGACACAGTGCAGGCATCAAAGAGAAATTCCCATGGCTCAGAGTGGGTCCAGGCCTTGAAGCCTGCTAAGAATACCAAAGCCAGAAGAACACTGAAGTTCTCAAAATCCCTGAATGATGTGGGTGAGAAGGCCCCGGATGCTTTGGAAAGTTTTGACTATGCGGAGAGGACTTGCTCTGAAGGGAAACTGATACTCCCTCAAGACCCGTGTCTCAGTATTAACAGGctccaccagaaagaaaaaagaacactgaATCGCAAACCTCTTGGCAGTTCCAAACATTCTTGTGTTTCATCCCTTTCCGCCAATCGTTCAGCGGCCTCAGAGGTGGGAGCCGGCAAGGGGGGCACGCACGTCCTGCTTCTGGACGAGAAGGCAGATGGCGAGGCCGTGTCCAGAAGCCAGCGGCTGCTCCGGTACCTGTTCTCGCTGTCACACGGCTTGAGCACCAGCAGCCTGCACTGGTTCCACGAGCTGGAGAGCTGCACTGCCGGCCCACACCCTGCCAAGTCCTCCAGCGGGCTGGCTGGGAGCGCGGGCTTCTTCTCCGACGGAACGGGAGATGATGACGTCTTTGAGGACAGCACATCCACAAAACCGAAGAGCAGGGTCCTGCGGGCGCCCCTCTGCTCGGTGGAAAAGGACAGTGACCTGGATggtccttcccctctctctgaaAAGGGCCCCCCCATCTCTCCCGTGTCCACGTCAGGGGATGTCTGCAG GATCTGTCACTGTGAAGGGGATGACGAGAGCCCTCTGATCACACCCTGCCACTGCACAGGGAGCCTCCACTTTGTGCACCAGACCTGCCTGCAGCAGTGGATCAAGAGCTCCGACACACGCTGCTGTGAGCTGTGCAAGTACGAGTTCATCATGGAGACCAAGCTGAAGCCTCTGAGAAAA TGGGAGAAGCTGCAGATGACAGCCAGCGAGCGCAGGAAGATCATGTGCTCCGTGACGTTCCACATCATTGCCATCACCTGTGTGGTCTGGTCCTTGTACGTGCTCATCGACCGCACTGCTGAGGAGATCAAGCAGGGGCAGGCAACAG GAATCCTAGAGTGGCCCTTTTGGACTAAATTGGTGGTTGTGGCCATCGGCTTTACTGGTGGACTTCTTTTTATGTACGTTCAGTGCAAAGTGTATGTACAATTATGGAAGAGACTCAAGGCTTATAACAGAGTAATCTATGTCCAAAACTGTCCAGATACAagcaaaaagaatatttttgaaaaatctgcACTAACAGAGCCcaactttgaaaataaagatgGACGTGGAATCTGTCATTCCGACACAAACTCTTCTTGTTGCACAGAACCTGAAGACACTGGAGCAGAGATCGTTCACATCTGA